Proteins encoded within one genomic window of Gloeobacter kilaueensis JS1:
- the hutH gene encoding histidine ammonia-lyase has product MVPVQLDGVQLTIADVVRVARGREPVEIDERAFQRVMRSRAYVEQLVRSGQTVYGVTTGFGYFKNRAIGQEATEQLQYNLLLSHAAGVGVPLEREVVRAMLLLRANALACGYSGVRPETLQLLVAMLNRGVHPVIPSQGSVGASGDLAPLAHLALVLVGEGEAEVEGEILPGRVALERRGLAPIRLKAKEGLALINGTQVMSAIAALCLERSTHLLRIADIACAMTLEATLGSRQPYLPHFQRLRPHPGQLASARNLLKLTEDSRLIASHAGCDRIQDAYSLRCAPQVHGASRDAVAYAGEVVTIELNSATDNPLIFADEQQVLTGGHFHGQPVALAMDFLAIALSELANISERRTERLVNSTYSNGLPMFLAEAGGLHSGYMVAQYTAAALVSENKVLAHPASVDSIPTSAGQEDHVSMGTIAARKAVTVCDNCERVLAIELLCAAQGLDFRRDLPPGTGSRAAHAALRKVVPRLEVDRLVSADIERVRQLVATGELLSAVEQVCGPLE; this is encoded by the coding sequence ATGGTTCCGGTACAGCTCGATGGGGTGCAGCTAACGATCGCAGACGTGGTGCGGGTCGCCCGTGGCCGCGAGCCGGTCGAAATCGATGAGCGGGCGTTCCAGAGGGTGATGCGCTCCCGGGCCTACGTCGAGCAACTGGTCCGCTCTGGTCAAACCGTTTATGGGGTGACCACCGGCTTTGGTTACTTCAAAAACCGGGCGATTGGCCAGGAGGCGACCGAACAGCTGCAGTACAACCTGCTACTCAGCCACGCAGCCGGGGTCGGGGTGCCCTTGGAGCGCGAGGTGGTGCGGGCGATGCTACTGCTGCGGGCCAACGCCCTCGCCTGCGGCTATTCGGGGGTGCGGCCCGAGACGCTGCAGCTACTGGTAGCGATGCTCAACCGGGGCGTGCATCCGGTCATCCCCTCTCAAGGATCGGTGGGAGCAAGCGGCGATCTGGCACCGCTCGCTCACCTGGCCCTGGTGCTGGTGGGCGAAGGGGAGGCGGAGGTCGAAGGGGAGATCCTGCCGGGCCGGGTGGCCCTGGAGCGACGGGGACTTGCGCCGATTCGGCTGAAAGCCAAAGAGGGACTGGCTCTCATCAACGGCACCCAGGTGATGAGTGCCATCGCTGCCCTCTGCCTGGAGCGGTCTACCCATCTGCTGCGCATTGCCGATATTGCCTGTGCGATGACTCTCGAAGCGACCCTGGGATCGCGCCAGCCCTACCTGCCCCACTTCCAGCGCCTCCGCCCCCATCCCGGCCAGCTTGCCAGTGCCCGCAACCTGCTCAAGCTCACCGAGGACAGCCGACTTATCGCCTCCCACGCCGGTTGTGACCGCATCCAGGACGCCTACTCCCTGCGCTGTGCGCCCCAGGTCCACGGGGCGAGCCGCGACGCGGTAGCCTATGCCGGGGAGGTGGTCACGATCGAACTCAACTCGGCCACCGACAATCCACTGATTTTTGCAGACGAACAGCAGGTACTCACCGGCGGTCACTTCCACGGCCAGCCGGTTGCCCTTGCGATGGATTTTCTGGCGATTGCGCTGTCTGAATTGGCGAATATTTCCGAGCGGCGCACCGAGCGGCTGGTCAACAGCACCTACTCCAACGGTCTGCCGATGTTTCTGGCCGAGGCGGGCGGGCTGCATTCGGGCTACATGGTTGCCCAGTACACGGCGGCGGCCCTCGTCTCCGAAAACAAAGTCCTCGCCCATCCCGCCAGTGTCGATTCGATTCCGACTTCCGCCGGTCAAGAAGATCACGTGAGTATGGGCACGATCGCCGCCCGCAAGGCCGTGACTGTCTGCGACAACTGTGAGCGGGTGCTGGCAATCGAACTGCTGTGCGCCGCCCAGGGGCTCGATTTTCGCCGGGATCTGCCCCCCGGTACCGGCAGCCGCGCCGCCCATGCTGCCCTGCGGAAGGTCGTTCCTCGCCTGGAGGTGGATCGCCTCGTGAGCGCCGACATCGAGCGGGTGCGGCAACTGGTTGCGACAGGCGAGTTGCTGTCAGCGGTCGAGCAGGTCTGCGGCCCGCTGGAGTAG
- a CDS encoding anti-sigma factor domain-containing protein encodes MNQLPDERQAQMAGYLLDDLGEAERRDFEQWLGEHPEAQAELARLQQTLNLLPYGLEGSAPPASLRDRIVRSATVQQKRPRLLSWAPLAIAAALIAILGFDSWQLRGQLAASNQQVERYRDLVSMLRENDTRLVALKGMSTARDATGNILITPGTPEVVVTLRNLPPPARGEVYKLWAVVEGRKVACGEFMPGPEGSVYAKLPLTAQLLSAPLVVTREVAGSAIQTGPMVMTSSI; translated from the coding sequence ATGAATCAGCTACCGGACGAGCGGCAGGCACAGATGGCGGGCTATCTTCTGGACGATCTAGGCGAGGCGGAGCGCCGCGACTTCGAGCAGTGGCTGGGCGAACATCCGGAGGCCCAGGCCGAACTTGCCCGCCTCCAGCAGACTTTGAACCTGCTGCCCTACGGTCTCGAAGGTTCTGCTCCCCCCGCCTCCCTGCGCGATCGGATCGTCCGCTCCGCCACCGTTCAGCAAAAACGTCCGCGCCTTCTCAGTTGGGCACCGCTCGCTATTGCTGCAGCCCTGATCGCTATCCTGGGCTTCGATAGCTGGCAGTTGCGCGGGCAACTGGCCGCCAGCAACCAGCAGGTAGAGCGCTACCGCGATCTCGTTTCGATGCTCAGAGAAAACGACACCCGCCTGGTGGCCCTCAAGGGCATGTCCACCGCCCGAGATGCCACAGGCAACATCTTGATCACCCCCGGCACCCCGGAGGTGGTCGTCACCCTGCGCAACCTGCCCCCGCCTGCCAGGGGCGAAGTCTACAAGCTCTGGGCAGTGGTCGAGGGCCGCAAGGTCGCCTGCGGTGAATTTATGCCTGGCCCCGAGGGGTCCGTCTACGCAAAGCTGCCCCTCACCGCCCAACTGCTCTCCGCCCCCCTCGTGGTTACCCGCGAGGTGGCCGGTTCTGCCATCCAGACCGGACCGATGGTGATGACGAGCAGCATCTAG